A genome region from Sceloporus undulatus isolate JIND9_A2432 ecotype Alabama chromosome 1, SceUnd_v1.1, whole genome shotgun sequence includes the following:
- the MRPL14 gene encoding 39S ribosomal protein L14, mitochondrial — translation MALLKRSLGLLLPQIYRTTNHQNFSLSGACSAIQKMTRVRVVDNSALGNTPYHRPPKCIHVYNKNGVGKVGDKILLAIKGEKKKALIVGHRMPGPCMTPRFDSNNVVLIEDNGNPVGTRIKTPIPSFLRKRQEFSKVLAIAQNFV, via the exons ATGGCTCTACTGAAAAGGTCCCTGGGGTTACTCCTACCCCAAATATATAGAACAACAAATCATCAAAATTTCAG CCTCAGTGGGGCCTGCAGTGCCATCCAGAAGATGACTCGTGTACGAGTGGTGGATAACAGTGCCTTGGGAAACACACCCTACCATCGGCCTCCAAAATGCATCCATGTGTACAACAAAAATGGAGTGGGCAAAGTAGGTGACAAAATCCTTCTAGCTatcaaaggggaaaagaaaaaggctttAATTGTGGGTCACAGGATGCCTGGTCCTTGCATGACTCCCAGGTTTGATTCAAACAACGTGGTGCTCATTGAAGATAATGGGAACCCAGTTGGGACAAGGATTAAAACACCAATACCCTCCTTTCTTCGGAAGCGGCAAGAATTCTCAAAAGTGTTGGCCATTGCCCAGAACTTCGTGTGA